In Bacillota bacterium, a single genomic region encodes these proteins:
- a CDS encoding V-type ATP synthase subunit E: MSALEKMQEKILQDAKAKADEIVAAATAEAQAIVAEAREEATRKRDEVLARGKENADEEMRRALTLAELDARKQLLATKAALIDEVFQEARKRLTSLEPGRYRAYLKRAILEAVESGEEEVVLSARDLESVGPEVVSEVNAELAKQGRKGALRLSGVPGGFTGGFVLRTGRTEVNSTFDALLAREREALVVEVAKVLFG, encoded by the coding sequence ATGTCGGCTCTCGAGAAGATGCAGGAGAAGATCCTGCAAGATGCGAAGGCCAAGGCTGACGAGATCGTGGCTGCGGCCACGGCGGAGGCTCAGGCGATAGTGGCCGAGGCCAGGGAAGAAGCTACGAGAAAGCGAGATGAGGTGCTGGCGCGGGGCAAGGAGAACGCCGACGAAGAGATGAGGCGTGCCCTAACACTCGCGGAGCTTGATGCCCGCAAACAACTGCTTGCAACGAAGGCTGCCCTCATCGACGAGGTATTCCAGGAAGCTCGGAAGCGGCTCACTTCGCTGGAACCGGGCCGGTACAGGGCTTACTTGAAACGGGCGATTCTCGAGGCCGTGGAAAGCGGCGAGGAAGAGGTCGTCCTGTCGGCACGGGATCTCGAGAGCGTCGGACCTGAAGTCGTGTCGGAGGTGAACGCGGAGCTGGCGAAGCAAGGTCGTAAGGGCGCGCTTCGACTTTCCGGCGTTCCCGGCGGATTCACCGGAGGCTTCGTCTTGCGGACGGGAAGAACGGAAGTGAACTCCACGTTCGATGCCCTCCTCGCGCGAGAGCGCGAAGCGTTGGTAGTTGAGGTAGCAAAGGTCCTGTTCGGCTGA
- a CDS encoding V-type ATP synthase subunit F (produces ATP from ADP in the presence of a proton gradient across the membrane; the F subunit is part of the catalytic core of the ATP synthase complex) — MFKFAAVGEEGSVFGFRALGVDVFVVKPEDDAAAVLQDARKGGYAVIFVTEHVAKAVPEVIEGFQDTPLPAVLIIPGVGGSLGLASQRMKRIVEKAVGADILFQERG; from the coding sequence GTGTTTAAGTTCGCAGCCGTGGGTGAAGAGGGTTCAGTGTTCGGGTTCCGCGCCCTCGGAGTGGACGTCTTCGTTGTCAAACCCGAGGACGACGCTGCGGCCGTTCTTCAAGACGCCCGCAAAGGAGGGTATGCCGTGATCTTCGTCACCGAGCATGTGGCGAAGGCTGTGCCCGAGGTCATAGAGGGATTCCAGGACACGCCGCTGCCTGCGGTGCTCATCATACCAGGCGTGGGTGGCTCTCTGGGGCTTGCCTCGCAAAGGATGAAGAGGATCGTCGAAAAGGCGGTCGGAGCCGACATCCTGTTTCAAGAGAGAGGGTAG
- a CDS encoding V-type ATPase subunit, with the protein MLGLESRYAYATGRVRVLETRLLDRGRIDRMIEAPDLEGALKVLAEAGYARAQVSGRSLMTVDEITSSEEARLARLIQETAPEPGLVELVTARWDFHNLKAMMKAKLHRVPPEKAVARHGACDLALIERAVEGDGRGLPAQLAEALSVARAAHELRPTPETIDIAVDREMYRYLLAKANSLRIRYLVDLIQTEIDLFNLAVYFRSRRMGRDRRLAEQAMAPGGKLSPLMLMASYDQPLEAVATSVAGTGYEALAGRAAGALAEGRPIAELERMSEELMWERIRKARYVPLGPEPLVGYIFAKLYELRLVRLILVEKLSGVSRDTIRERLRDVSV; encoded by the coding sequence ATGCTAGGGCTTGAATCCAGGTACGCATATGCTACCGGGCGCGTGAGGGTGCTCGAGACGAGGCTCCTCGACCGGGGTCGCATAGACCGGATGATCGAGGCCCCCGACCTCGAGGGGGCGCTGAAAGTATTGGCCGAGGCGGGCTATGCCCGCGCTCAGGTTTCGGGCAGATCCCTCATGACCGTTGACGAGATAACGTCGAGTGAGGAAGCCAGGCTTGCTCGTCTGATTCAGGAGACGGCTCCGGAGCCAGGGCTCGTGGAGTTGGTCACGGCGAGATGGGACTTCCACAACCTGAAGGCGATGATGAAGGCGAAGCTGCACCGAGTTCCTCCGGAGAAGGCTGTGGCGAGGCATGGCGCCTGCGACCTGGCTTTGATCGAACGTGCGGTGGAAGGTGACGGAAGGGGCCTGCCAGCTCAACTCGCTGAGGCGCTCAGCGTGGCCAGGGCTGCCCACGAACTGCGCCCCACTCCTGAGACCATCGACATCGCGGTGGACCGCGAGATGTATCGCTACCTTCTGGCGAAGGCGAACTCGCTCCGCATTCGGTACCTTGTGGACCTCATTCAAACGGAGATAGACCTCTTTAACCTCGCGGTTTACTTCAGGTCGAGGAGGATGGGGAGGGACAGACGGCTTGCGGAGCAAGCGATGGCGCCTGGCGGAAAGCTGAGCCCGCTCATGCTCATGGCGTCGTACGACCAGCCTCTTGAAGCCGTGGCAACGAGCGTGGCGGGCACCGGATACGAGGCCTTGGCGGGTCGGGCAGCGGGCGCGCTCGCAGAAGGAAGGCCCATCGCCGAGTTGGAGAGGATGTCGGAGGAATTGATGTGGGAGCGCATCCGCAAAGCGCGCTACGTTCCACTCGGACCCGAGCCGCTCGTTGGATACATTTTCGCGAAACTGTACGAGCTCAGACTGGTGAGGCTCATCCTCGTCGAGAAGCTCTCGGGCGTGTCTAGGGATACCATCAGAGAAAGGCTGCGTGATGTGAGTGTTTAA
- a CDS encoding V-type ATP synthase subunit K — MDVTLGMILGFLGIALAVALPGVGSAMGVGLVGSAGSGVVTEDPDKFGQILLLQVIPGTQGIYGLLTGFVLMMKLGVFSGSVLRLTTSEGLLVIMAVLPIAVVGWLSAIHQGKVAAAGVGVVAKRPEELGKPVTFAAMVETYAVLAFLASLLLIMFGLPLKGVA; from the coding sequence ATGGACGTCACACTAGGCATGATCCTGGGATTTCTCGGCATAGCCCTGGCGGTGGCCCTGCCAGGCGTCGGATCGGCCATGGGGGTAGGGCTAGTGGGCTCGGCGGGGTCGGGGGTCGTCACGGAGGACCCGGACAAGTTCGGACAGATACTGCTCTTGCAGGTCATTCCCGGAACGCAGGGCATATACGGGCTCCTCACTGGGTTCGTCCTCATGATGAAGCTCGGGGTGTTCAGCGGGAGCGTGCTCAGACTGACAACGTCCGAAGGGCTGCTCGTCATAATGGCTGTGCTCCCCATCGCCGTGGTCGGCTGGCTTTCCGCAATTCACCAGGGAAAGGTCGCGGCGGCTGGCGTTGGGGTCGTGGCGAAGAGGCCTGAGGAGCTGGGTAAGCCCGTTACCTTCGCGGCCATGGTGGAAACGTACGCGGTGCTTGCGTTCCTCGCGTCGCTGCTTCTCATCATGTTCGGCCTGCCTCTCAAAGGAGTGGCGTGA
- a CDS encoding V-type ATP synthase subunit I has product MAVARMKKVVLVAPVSEARGIAETLQELGVLELVREDLQVDGVMPNDGAGASRASVGGIQGDRAGQADDARGLEEIDQRLSELKFCIEFLDRFEKVKKNLIQQFAGGKVPLSESAFEEYGGLYEEGHEVYERCRQLDEELTRLRNEESRVHSTLSQLEPWSWLDVPLARISGTHFHSLILCEVPKRALDSVIDRLEESCYAVHIERGPENKRTVPVAVICPATDRQSVLDVLAERGLAPAQLPAADGAPAEEIRACGEELARIARETERVMGEVRRVLPERVKILSLYDSLSLERDRRALERGCPTTRTAFALEGWVRASDLPELEKALAPQSGLVYVETRDPIEGEIPPVALENPGAVTPFEAVTEIYSMPQGGSVDPTTALAPFFLVFFGIALGDVGYGLGLTALSLLLMKKVKMAGLAKKLFTLLAMCGVSSAVVGVLTGGWLGNLVKIPPLWFNPMDNPMLMLGVSFALGIVHIYVGLGIKFYSNVKRGRPLDAVFDQGLWYVFLTGLLLLLGGTSLRNEGLAAAGRWASLAGAAGLILTQGRAHKNPLKRLGSGVLSLYGVTGYLSDVLSYSRLLALGLASSVIAVVIDDMALRMAGVPFVGWIPMLLLLLVGHGFNLAINVVGSYVHSSRLQYVEFFSKFFEGGGRRFLPFRKRTKYIEVMEEGEA; this is encoded by the coding sequence GTGGCAGTCGCTAGAATGAAGAAGGTCGTCCTGGTTGCACCGGTCTCGGAGGCTCGCGGGATCGCCGAGACCCTCCAGGAATTGGGCGTTCTCGAGCTCGTGAGGGAAGATTTGCAGGTCGATGGCGTGATGCCTAACGATGGCGCCGGCGCCTCCAGGGCTTCTGTCGGAGGTATTCAGGGTGACCGCGCAGGCCAGGCCGACGACGCCCGGGGCTTGGAGGAGATCGACCAACGCCTTAGTGAGCTAAAGTTCTGCATAGAGTTCCTTGACAGGTTCGAGAAGGTCAAGAAGAACCTCATTCAGCAATTCGCCGGCGGGAAAGTGCCCCTTTCCGAGTCAGCGTTCGAGGAATACGGCGGGCTATACGAAGAAGGCCACGAGGTGTACGAACGCTGCCGACAGCTGGACGAGGAGCTCACCAGGCTTCGCAACGAGGAGAGTCGCGTTCACTCCACGCTCAGCCAGCTCGAGCCGTGGTCGTGGCTCGACGTCCCGCTTGCTAGGATCTCGGGGACGCATTTCCACTCGCTCATCTTGTGCGAGGTCCCCAAGAGGGCGCTCGACTCTGTCATAGATCGGCTCGAGGAATCCTGCTACGCCGTGCACATCGAGCGCGGACCTGAGAACAAGAGGACAGTGCCGGTTGCGGTGATATGCCCTGCCACCGATAGGCAGAGCGTGCTCGACGTGCTTGCGGAGAGAGGACTCGCTCCCGCCCAGTTGCCCGCGGCCGACGGCGCGCCAGCCGAGGAGATCCGAGCGTGCGGCGAGGAGCTCGCCCGCATCGCGCGCGAAACGGAGCGGGTAATGGGTGAGGTGAGACGCGTCCTCCCTGAACGCGTCAAGATACTATCACTGTACGATAGCCTGTCTCTGGAGCGGGATAGGCGAGCGCTTGAGCGCGGCTGTCCAACGACGCGGACGGCCTTTGCCCTGGAGGGATGGGTGCGCGCTTCCGATCTCCCTGAGCTTGAGAAAGCGCTCGCGCCGCAGTCGGGGCTGGTATATGTTGAGACGCGGGACCCAATCGAGGGCGAGATCCCGCCTGTTGCGCTGGAGAACCCAGGGGCTGTGACTCCTTTTGAGGCCGTGACAGAGATCTACAGTATGCCTCAGGGCGGATCGGTGGACCCCACAACTGCGTTGGCACCGTTCTTCCTGGTATTCTTCGGCATAGCCCTCGGTGACGTTGGCTACGGGCTCGGCCTCACTGCGCTTTCCCTCCTACTCATGAAAAAGGTCAAGATGGCTGGTCTCGCAAAGAAGCTCTTCACTCTCCTAGCCATGTGCGGGGTATCGTCAGCGGTCGTGGGGGTCCTGACAGGAGGCTGGTTGGGCAATCTCGTCAAGATCCCGCCACTCTGGTTCAACCCGATGGACAACCCCATGCTCATGCTGGGGGTGTCGTTCGCCCTGGGCATAGTCCACATCTACGTGGGTCTTGGAATCAAGTTCTACTCCAACGTAAAGCGCGGGAGGCCTCTTGACGCTGTCTTCGACCAAGGGCTCTGGTACGTATTCCTCACGGGCCTTCTCCTCCTTCTGGGAGGCACGAGTTTGAGGAACGAAGGGCTTGCGGCCGCAGGCCGGTGGGCTTCTCTTGCCGGGGCGGCTGGGCTCATCCTTACCCAGGGGCGCGCGCACAAGAACCCTCTCAAGCGTCTTGGATCGGGAGTCCTCAGCCTCTACGGGGTGACAGGGTATCTCAGCGACGTGCTGTCGTATTCCAGGCTTCTCGCGCTCGGGCTCGCCTCATCGGTGATCGCGGTGGTGATCGACGACATGGCCTTGCGGATGGCCGGAGTGCCGTTCGTGGGGTGGATTCCCATGCTCCTTTTGCTCCTGGTGGGACACGGGTTCAACCTCGCGATCAACGTGGTGGGCTCGTACGTGCATTCGAGCAGGTTGCAATACGTGGAGTTTTTCAGCAAGTTCTTCGAAGGGGGCGGGCGAAGGTTCCTGCCCTTCAGAAAGAGGACGAAGTACATCGAAGTCATGGAGGAAGGGGAGGCATAA
- the trxB gene encoding thioredoxin-disulfide reductase, protein MSEGTPKDFEVIVIGAGPAGLAAALYAGRARLATVVVERAIVGGQASTTHLIENYPGFPDGISGPDLMERMERQARKFGAEWRAADVRAVVASQDTRGFVVHTSEGELRAAAVIVATGTEPVRLGVPGEDRLRGSGVSYCATCDGAFFRDRRVLVVGGGDSAIVEALFLTRFASRVTVVHRRGELRATKVVQEDAFKNPRIDFAWYSVVDEILGEDKVEGVIVKDVRTGERRRLEADGVFVAVGSRPDTGFIAPLADLDPQGYILTDDRMRTRTPGVFAAGDARAKAVRQIVTAVADGAIAAIEAERHISGH, encoded by the coding sequence GTGTCTGAAGGAACACCAAAGGACTTTGAAGTCATAGTGATAGGAGCGGGCCCGGCCGGCCTCGCGGCAGCGCTGTACGCGGGTCGTGCGAGGCTTGCCACGGTCGTGGTGGAACGAGCGATTGTCGGTGGACAGGCTTCCACAACACACCTCATAGAGAACTACCCTGGGTTCCCGGACGGGATCTCCGGACCAGACCTAATGGAGAGGATGGAACGGCAAGCGCGCAAGTTCGGCGCCGAGTGGCGCGCGGCGGACGTTCGCGCGGTCGTCGCGAGCCAGGATACACGAGGATTCGTTGTCCACACGAGCGAAGGCGAGTTACGCGCAGCTGCCGTCATCGTCGCAACAGGAACAGAACCGGTGAGGCTCGGTGTCCCGGGTGAGGACCGGCTGCGTGGTTCCGGCGTTTCGTACTGCGCGACGTGTGACGGTGCCTTCTTCCGAGACAGGCGAGTGTTGGTAGTGGGCGGTGGTGATTCGGCGATAGTCGAGGCTCTCTTCTTGACCAGGTTCGCTTCACGGGTGACCGTCGTTCACAGGCGCGGCGAGCTTCGGGCCACGAAGGTCGTGCAGGAAGACGCGTTCAAGAACCCGAGGATCGACTTCGCCTGGTATTCAGTGGTCGATGAGATACTCGGCGAGGACAAGGTGGAAGGCGTGATCGTCAAGGACGTCCGGACGGGCGAGAGGCGGCGGCTCGAAGCGGACGGGGTCTTCGTGGCCGTCGGCAGCCGGCCGGATACCGGCTTCATCGCTCCGCTCGCGGATCTTGACCCCCAGGGCTACATACTTACTGATGACAGGATGAGAACGCGGACCCCGGGCGTTTTCGCGGCCGGAGACGCGCGTGCGAAGGCCGTGCGGCAGATCGTTACGGCGGTGGCGGACGGGGCGATCGCCGCGATAGAGGCGGAAAGGCACATATCCGGGCATTGA